In Torulaspora delbrueckii CBS 1146 chromosome 1, complete genome, one genomic interval encodes:
- the SPP41 gene encoding Spp41p (similar to Saccharomyces cerevisiae SPP41 (YDR464W); ancestral locus Anc_5.587) produces MSDDRGDDLNFNELVGSLLSSHNADENREELGIGTKKPIASNDHENGEVELPEFGGGEEDDALAAVVANAIQNMDDEPGEVEEVNVPREENFEVGHGDEEQEDQQWAQILQQGILQGAAGRHDSSQQEEQLDPDDENLRRAILESLGELNVVDREVTEKDSATDTKSKSKKSTKKKKKKDKDHNKDKSTSTKKKKPHKKDKAGKDDLLDFDDVIKGFMRQGAEVPEAEESEEVGDAETQALVEATLKAFERELLSSQTAPFAAKPKTSSKKKSTAKTISTTAKDDDKGAAKAIATSAAESSNVVSEAPKKKKKKKKQSKGAEKSKDVYEEDEFSRALAEMVNEVVKTSLTDKTTEAPEIPEESIPTIPEPIATSPEDQIEQPVDADQGAQGEETFDLNQIMQKAMSMAFQEQTQENLDNVAMEEFNRGLRDLNVSEILTTGKQKKKSKSPRRKISTEKSRLAGTTDSSKKKITPKPAIPAEEALRKKYSQAATAAAAAARKRIAAKNKVSRLQMKSERKKAREERKLQKKQAKEQLELERKELELIVAKGPPYPPDLRLTKSGKPKKPYRRWTLEEMEKRASMPPGELQNVGKVKKPRKKKSKKLKKMPLSTLKKIPIFNFIRGNATTDVKNNLKDGDETVRELPLQTYHLDINKLAPPDTVSPEQWEKERRIKEEQVIVPKSNGSAQFAFDAARKTVVRREKIPLHPPWIIPSQVPFALPVARRRRKERLKEPKRAHRSLRERRKSREGRASFSSNVRAKIIPAVLLPIIKTLKAAARAKSASGASSEEASRHLVTIIRHTKRSIAQTLSMARRQSVRNYTAIKSESDLDKRPSEAGIKKAAKIPIFSLARIKQIDTSEDDSVKLQKANKFSPTVIKLEDEHSLEDFEKKTKKLSPEEQHITHKGQAIDRQDSAGAQETPQQVLSPDDSMIDETLREHSAADNHTSAEREYSQENETQPADEQEVSSTHMTFPENSKENHVESSHTDSRDDVPGIHQEMDKKESSDTKDDVSREKARRLAEEGHLDPAANETSTIHQTSNVESHPVESPSKHGRLSLLKTEVSEGASLDQSSLTFLKDTLDQSDLKGEQKVLDVLDSLVKDHLTNSDENSVGLPADVRNIISATIEELIPAIDEQETRIEDEPQPKRRKGPPPVLNLDGLVPPNSLHIIPKIEETPRPSVVKKASPKVKKPRKKAEQPVLLYAFDVPDFKNMQGRRTMLLKRAKNHLTNDEMNILKKEINKERKRKWRDANVEKNWENDLRARMKKRANAKFGENDSLEKGKWYQDEVNKSLAERGIKQEDIDKANDGNSDKKNIGSTNLSDNEVLNMIASTLNKLDVARLLEQELNEDAANFPENKINGKKKGVSSKEMSTATRSIEGVEHSNVMIPPYNEHESFHEEVINCSATEELDETGNAKRPYPDDIPVSVPLMKRPKALSTQEDK; encoded by the coding sequence ATGTCGGATGATCGTGGTGACGATTTGAACTTCAACGAGCTCGTTGGTAGTCTATTGAGCTCACACAACGCAGATGAAAATCGTGAAGAGCTGGGCATCGGTACGAAAAAGCCAATTGCTTCAAATGATCATGAAAATGGGGAAGTGGAGCTACCGGAGTTTGGTGGGGGAGAGGAGGATGATGCGTTGGCTGCTGTAGTTGCCAATGCTATACAAAATATGGATGATGAGCCTGGCGAGGTAGAGGAAGTGAATGTACcgagagaagagaattttGAGGTAGGTCATGGGGATGAAGAGCAGGAAGATCAACAATGGGCACAAATTTTGCAACAAGGTATTTTGCAGGGTGCTGCAGGAAGACATGATAGTAGTCAACAGGAAGAGCAATTGGATcctgatgatgagaatcTACGGCGAGCAATCTTAGAGTCTTTGGGTGAGTTGAATGTTGTAGATAGAGAGGTTACGGAGAAGGATAGTGCAACAGATACTAAGAGCAAATCGAAGAAAAgtacaaagaagaagaagaagaaggataaagatcACAACAAGGATAAAAGTACTAGTactaagaagaagaaaccacacaagaaggataaagCGGGTAAAGACGACTTATTGGATTTCGATGATGTTATCAAAGGTTTTATGAGGCAGGGTGCGGAAGTTCCAGAGGCAGAAGaatcagaagaagttggagACGCTGAGACTCAGGCTTTAGTTGAAGCTACGCTAAAAGCGTTTGAACGTGAACTGCTCAGCTCCCAAACAGCTCCCTTCGCTGCCAAACCCAAAACCTCATCAAAAAAGAAGTCCACTGCCAAAACTATTTCAACCACTGCAaaggatgatgacaagGGTGCAGCAAAGGCAATAGCGACTTCGGCGGCTGAATCATCAAATGTTGTTTCGGAGgcaccaaagaagaagaagaaaaagaagaagcagtcTAAAGGAGCCGAGAAATCGAAGGATGTTtatgaagaagatgagttcTCACGGGCTTTAGCCGAAATGGTAAATGAGGTGGTCAAGACATCTTTAACCGACAAAACTACCGAAGCTCCCGAGATACCTGAAGAATCTATACCAACTATTCCTGAACCAATAGCAACATCTCCAGAGGACCAGATCGAACAACCTGTTGATGCTGATCAAGGCGCCCAAGGCGAAGAGACGTTTGATTTGAATCAAATTATGCAAAAAGCCATGTCTATGgcttttcaagaacaaacaCAGGAGAATCTCGACAATGTAGCCATGGAAGAGTTTAATCGCGGACTTCGAGATCTAAATGTTTCAGAGATCTTGACTACTGggaagcagaagaagaaatcaaagagtCCTCGAAGGAAAATCAGCACGGAGAAATCCAGGTTAGCAGGGACTACCGactcatcaaagaagaaaatcacACCAAAGCCTGCCATCCCAGCGGAAGAGGCTCTTCGGAAGAAATATTCTCAAGCTGCAACAGCCGCTGCAGCAGCCGCCCGGAAGCGTATAGCTGCTAAAAACAAAGTCTCTAGATTGCAAATGAAGTCAGAGCGTAAAAAGGCTCGTGAGGAGAGAAAGTTACAGAAAAAACAAGCGAAAGAGCAATTAGAGCTCGAAAGAAAGGAACTAGAGCTTATTGTCGCAAAAGGCCCACCTTATCCTCCAGATTTGAGGCTAACAAAGAGCGGAAAACCTAAGAAGCCATACAGAAGATGGACgcttgaagaaatggaaaagaGGGCGTCTATGCCTCCAGGGGAACTGCAAAATGTTGGTAAGGTCAAAAAgccaaggaagaagaaatcgaaaaagttgaaaaagatgCCACTGTCGACACTGAAAAAGATACCAAtattcaatttcattcGAGGAAATGCTACAACAGATGTTAAAAACAACCTCAAAGATGGTGACGAGACCGTTAGGGAGCTACCGCTCCAAACGTATCACCTAGACATAAACAAATTGGCTCCTCCTGACACAGTCTCTCCAGAGCAGTGGGAAAAGGAAAGGAGGATTAAAGAGGAACAGGTTATTGTTCCAAAGTCAAATGGGTCTGCTCAATTTGCCTTTGATGCGGCACGGAAGACTGTAGTTCGCAGAGAGAAGATACCGCTCCACCCACCATGGATTATACCAAGCCAAGTACCATTTGCACTGCCAGTGgcaagaaggagaagaaaggaaAGACTAAAGGAACCTAAGCGAGCACACCGGAGTCTACGCGAAAGACGGAAATCAAGAGAAGGCCGAGCTTCTTTCAGTTCCAACGTCAGGGCAAAAATTATTCCTGCTGTGTTATTACCCATCATCAAGACACTTAAGGCGGCAGCCAGAGCGAAATCAGCATCTGGTGCGTCTTCAGAAGAAGCCAGCAGACACTTGGTCACAATTATTAGGCATACGAAGCGGTCCATCGCACAAACATTAAGTATGGCGAGAAGGCAATCAGTGAGAAATTATACTGCTATTAAATCAGAAAGCGACCTAGATAAAAGACCAAGTGAAGCTGGCATCAAAAAAGCAGCAAAAATACCCATCTTTAGCTTGGCCAGGATTAAACAAATTGATACTAGCGAAGATGACTCAGTTAAGCTACAGAAGGCAAATAAATTCTCTCCAACTGTAATCAAGCTCGAAGATGAGCATTCACTCGAGGACTTcgagaagaagacaaaaAAACTTTCGCCGGAAGAACAGCACATAACACATAAAGGACAAGCCATTGACCGTCAAGATAGCGCAGGCGCTCAGGAAACTCCCCAGCAGGTTTTGTCACCGGACGATTCTATGATAGACGAAACTTTGAGGGAGCATTCCGCAGCTGATAATCATACTTCAGCAGAACGTGAATATTCTCAAGAGAATGAGACCCAACCAGCGGATGAACAAGAGGTATCATCGACACATATGACTTTCCCTGAAAACAGTAAAGAAAATCACGTCGAGAGCTCGCATACGGATTCCAGGGATGATGTTCCAGGGATCCACCAGGAAATggacaagaaagaatcaagTGACACTAAAGATGATGTGTCTCGCGAAAAAGCTCGAAGGCTTGCAGAGGAGGGCCACCTTGACCCAGCAGCAAATGAAACTTCTACAATTCACCAAACTTCGAATGTAGAGTCGCATCCAGTAGAATCACCTAGCAAACATGGACGGCTATCACTTTTGAAAACCGAAGTTTCAGAGGGCGCCAGCCTTGATCAAAGTTCCCTTAcctttttgaaagatacGCTTGATCAAAGTGATCTGAAAGGAGAGCAAAAGGTCCTCGACGTTTTGGATAGTCTTGTGAAGGACCATCTTACGAACTCTGATGAAAACTCTGTGGGTTTGCCTGCTGATGTGCGGAATATTATATCAGCTAcgattgaagaattgataCCCGCAAtagatgaacaagagacaagaattgaagatgaaccaCAACCCAAACGCCGGAAGGGTCCACCACCAGTGTTGAATCTAGATGGACTTGTACCGCCAAACAGTTTGCATATCATACccaaaattgaagagacgCCGAGACCATCTGTTGTTAAAAAGGCCTCTCCCAAGGTTAAGAAGCCTCGTAAGAAGGCCGAGCAGCCTGTTCTCCTGTACGCTTTTGACGTTCCTGACTTTAAAAATATGCAGGGGAGAAGAACTATGCTACTCAAAAGAGCTAAGAATCATTTAACCAACGATGAAATGAATAtactgaagaaagagattaaCAAGGAACGTAAAAGAAAATGGAGGGACGCAAATGTCGAGAAAAATTGGGAAAATGACCTGCGTGCCAGAATGAAGAAGCGTGCAAACGCTAAGTTCGGCGAGAATGATTCGCTCGAGAAAGGCAAATGGTATCAGGATGAAGTTAATAAGAGTTTAGCTGAAAGGGGCATCAAACAAGAGGACATTGACAAAGCCAATGATGGTAACTCcgacaagaagaacatcGGTTCGACCAATTTAAGTGATaatgaagttttgaatATGATAGCATCAACTTTGAATAAACTGGATGTCGCTCGTCTTCTTGAACAGGAGCTCAACGAGGACGCTGCAAATTTTCCAGAGAACAAGATTAatgggaagaaaaaagGAGTCTCATCGAAAGAAATGTCGACTGCCACTAGGAGCATCGAAGGAGTCGAGCATTCTAACGTGATGATTCCACCTTACAACGAGCATGAATCTTTCCATGAGGAGGTAATTAACTGCAGTGCGACTGAAGAACTAGATGAAACCGGTAACGCCAAACGGCCCTATCCGGACGACATCCCAGTCAGTGTCCCTCTCATGAAGAGACCGAAGGCTTTAAGTACGCAGGAGGATAAATAA